Proteins encoded in a region of the Salvelinus fontinalis isolate EN_2023a chromosome 17, ASM2944872v1, whole genome shotgun sequence genome:
- the arf1 gene encoding ADP-ribosylation factor 1 isoform X1 gives MLPFYGRMSAESRLLKPVFLLPKLNPSFTMGNLFASLFKAFGKKEMRILMVGLDAAGKTTILYKLKLGEIVTTIPTIGFNVETVEYKNISFTVWDVGGQDKIRPLWRHYFQNTQGLIFVVDSNDRERVNEAREELMRMLAEDELREAVLLVFANKQDLPNAMNAAELTDKLGLHSLRHRNWYIQATCATSGDGLYEGLDWLSNQLKNQK, from the exons ATGCTACCATTCTATGGGAGGATGTCCGCAGAATCTCGCCTACTAAAACCAG TATTCCTACTGCCAAAGTTGAATCCGTCTTTCACTATGGGGAATTTATTTGCAAGCCTCTTTAAAGCATTTGGCAAGAAAGAGATGAGGATCCTCATGGTGGGTCTCGATGCTGCTGGTAAAACAACAATCCTGTACAAACTCAAACTTGGAGAAATTGTAACTACCATTCCAACTATAG GTTTTAATGTTGAGACAGTCGAGTACAAGAACATAAGTTTTACAGTGTGGGATGTCGGTGGTCAAGACAAAATTCGACCGTTGTGGCGTCACTATTTCCAGAACACACAGG GTCTCATCTTCGTTGTGGACAGCAATGACAGAGAGCGAGTGAATGAAGCCCGCGAAGAACTGATGAGAATGTTGGCAGAGGATGAACTACGAGAGGCAGTCTTATTAGTATTCGCTAACAAACAG GACCTCCCAAATGCTATGAATGCGGCCGAACTCACAGACAAGCTGGGACTGCACTCCCTTCGCCATAGAAACTGGTACATCCAGGCCACCTGTGCCACCAGCGGAGACGGTCTCTATGAAGGACTGGATTGGTTGTCTAATCAGTtaaaaaaccagaaatag
- the arf1 gene encoding ADP-ribosylation factor 1 isoform X2 — protein MGNLFASLFKAFGKKEMRILMVGLDAAGKTTILYKLKLGEIVTTIPTIGFNVETVEYKNISFTVWDVGGQDKIRPLWRHYFQNTQGLIFVVDSNDRERVNEAREELMRMLAEDELREAVLLVFANKQDLPNAMNAAELTDKLGLHSLRHRNWYIQATCATSGDGLYEGLDWLSNQLKNQK, from the exons ATGGGGAATTTATTTGCAAGCCTCTTTAAAGCATTTGGCAAGAAAGAGATGAGGATCCTCATGGTGGGTCTCGATGCTGCTGGTAAAACAACAATCCTGTACAAACTCAAACTTGGAGAAATTGTAACTACCATTCCAACTATAG GTTTTAATGTTGAGACAGTCGAGTACAAGAACATAAGTTTTACAGTGTGGGATGTCGGTGGTCAAGACAAAATTCGACCGTTGTGGCGTCACTATTTCCAGAACACACAGG GTCTCATCTTCGTTGTGGACAGCAATGACAGAGAGCGAGTGAATGAAGCCCGCGAAGAACTGATGAGAATGTTGGCAGAGGATGAACTACGAGAGGCAGTCTTATTAGTATTCGCTAACAAACAG GACCTCCCAAATGCTATGAATGCGGCCGAACTCACAGACAAGCTGGGACTGCACTCCCTTCGCCATAGAAACTGGTACATCCAGGCCACCTGTGCCACCAGCGGAGACGGTCTCTATGAAGGACTGGATTGGTTGTCTAATCAGTtaaaaaaccagaaatag